A window of the Falco rusticolus isolate bFalRus1 chromosome 1, bFalRus1.pri, whole genome shotgun sequence genome harbors these coding sequences:
- the CCT7 gene encoding LOW QUALITY PROTEIN: T-complex protein 1 subunit eta (The sequence of the model RefSeq protein was modified relative to this genomic sequence to represent the inferred CDS: inserted 1 base in 1 codon) has product MMPTPVILLKEGTDTSQGIPQLVSNINACQVIAEAVRTTLGPRGMDKLIVDDRGKATISNDGATILKLLDVVHPAAKTLVDIAKSQDAEVGDGTTSVTLLAAEFLKQVKPYVEEGLHPQIIIRAFRTATQLAVNKIKDIAVAVKKEDKDEQRSLLEKCAATALSSKLISQSKEFFSKMVVDAVMMLDDLLQLKMIGIKKVQGGALEDSQLVAGVAFKKTFSYAGFEMQPKKYQSPKIALLNVELELKAEKDNAEVRVNTVEDYQAIVDAEWNILYDKLDKIHKSGAKVVLSKLPIGDVATQYFADRDMFCAGRVPEEDLKRTMMACGGSIQTSVNALSDDVLGRCELFEETQIGGERYNFFTGCPKAKTCTIILRGGAEQFMEETERSLHDAIMIVRRAIKNDSVVAGGGAIEMELSKYLRDYSRTIPGKQQLLIGAYAKALEIIPRQLCDNAGFDATNILNKLRAKHAQGGMWYGVDVNNEDIADNFEACVWEPAIVRINALTAASEAACLIVSVDETIKNPRSTVDAAPSGRGRGRGRXPQPLKPRSPSVL; this is encoded by the exons GCAAAGCCACGATCTCTAACGATGGTGCCACTATCCTGAAGCTCCTTGATGTTGTCCATCCGGCTGCAAAGACGTTAGTGGACATTGCCAAATCTCAAGATGCAGAG GTTGGTGATGGTACCACGTCTGTAactctgcttgctgcagagTTCCTGAAACAAGTGAAACCCTACGTGGAGGAAGGCCTCCATCCTCAAATCATCATCCGCGCCTTCCGCACGGCGACGCAGCTG GCTGTAAACAAGATAAAAGACATTGCTGTTGCAGTGAAGAAGGAAGATAAAGA TGAACAGAGAAGCCTGCTCGAGAAGtgtgcagccacagccctgaGCTCTAAGCTGATCTCCCAGAGCAAGGAGTTTTTCTCCAAGATGGTTGTAGATGCTGTCATGATGTTAGATGACTTATTACAACTTAAAATGATTGGAATAAAGAAGGTGCAAGGAGGTGCTTTAGAA GACTCGCAGCTGGTGGCCGGAGTTGCCTTTAAGAAGACATTCTCCTATGCTGGGTTTGAAATGCAGCCCAAGAAGTATCAGTCTCCCAAGATAGCCTTGCTGAACGTGGAGCTGGAGCTCAAGGCCGAGAAGGACAATGCTGAAGTCAGAGTAAACACAGTGGAG GATTACCAGGCCATTGTGGATGCTGAGTGGAACATCTTGTATGACAAACTAGACAAAATCCACAAGTCGGGAGCCAAGGTTGTCCTGTCCAAACTTCCTATCGGTGATGTGGCTACCCAGTACTTTGCAGACAGAGACATGTTTTGTGCTGGCCGTGTCCCAGAAGAAGATCTCAAGCGAACTATGATG GCCTGTGGTGGTTCCATTCAGACCAGCGTCAATGCCCTATCGGATGATGTCCTGGGCCGATGCGAGCTCTTTGAGGAGACTCAGATTGGAGGAGAGAG GTACAACTTCTTCACAGGCTGCCCAAAGGCAAAGACTTGCACGATAATCCTGCGAGGGGGTGCAGAGCAGTTCATGGAAGAGACGGAACGGTCCCTGCATGATGCTATCATGATAGTCAGGAGAGCAATCAAG aatgacTCGGTGGTTGCTGGTGGTGGTGCGATAGAGATGGAGCTTTCCAAATACCTCCGGGACTATTCCAGGACCATTccaggcaagcagcagctgctgataGGTGCTTATGCTAAAGCCCTCGAGATCATTCCCCGTCAACTCTGTGACAACGCTGGCTTTGATGCCACGAACATACTGAACAAGCTCCGAGCCAAGCACGCGCAG GGAGGTATGTGGTATGGTGTGGATGTCAACAACGAGGACATTGCCGATAACTTCGAGGCCTGTGTGTGGGAGCCAGCCATCGTGCGCATTAATGCGCTGACGGCAGCCTCGGAGGCCGCCTGCCTTATTGTCTCAGTGGACGAAACCATCAAGAACCCCCGTTCCACCGTAGACGCTGCGCCCAGCGGACGGGGCCGGGGGCGAGGCA CCCCACAACCACTGAAACCCCGCTCCCCGTCAGTGTTGTGA